One genomic window of Cannabis sativa cultivar Pink pepper isolate KNU-18-1 chromosome 2, ASM2916894v1, whole genome shotgun sequence includes the following:
- the LOC115718533 gene encoding FRIGIDA-like protein 5, which translates to MEEVASELKVTELKQGSLGKAYEVLNTEASTLLMLTFQWKDLEEHFNSIRKTLNEKLEELVEREKNVEAREKQLEAKESQLSVDIAVKAENLNGVEKRIEERNQALDLSIKKKREELEDTVRRYHQAQKSLVEKEKDMEHLAKGIKERTRRLDSLERSIRERSDEVETKKKELDSIRGMLRKCKDDLDVKDRQYRSVRGVVEDHKNEIEQKEQILRVLRSSIHECEKEIKLNDEKLKSIQFSILGKLSEFESIEKRLEFVRMDEEVIKNNFFSLKKSVDECAFEFDMKGVQFESLVENLQLKEKSLESKIEELGLIQKGVKEILEEVELKEKNVASFQRLVEERFQEVEKRDLFEKRVNEFPTWRQIGFESIQKSTGLLGVTEENNLKLDKSENNLNTADFLSFATYQYSITNGQYLQMLLSDQLRRHEFRCTELYAVLQTSPDPPKLVLDAVKGFYPLHSSSDNKELDLKIVRRSCLLLLGQLMNTSPDISPQVREEAMKLAVDWKAKMTVTTEKEKSLEVLGFLQLLASFRLSSAFNADEVLSLFDVVDQNREAIELHRALCIADKEHVDMEEEAQNFGANDTAASSSNFKSISTTSERSSEHILLEELTQDKILSVLQMPDPAKQVLVIVEESFSKLRKSGDVGFKESVMLSYISLFEQLLRISPRIESHLREYAIKVAYEWKEKIRANIENSLELLGFLHFLGIYRIFPIFEDDDDILSFLDTITQNKHALELSRPLASAYKIPFFIQHLIQRNKFIAAIRLTYAFELTEMFEPVKLLKEYMDYVKSYTRQLCVQKKSAEEKDAATDEEIAALMNVVECIKIYGLETQLSPDNITKRIALLEKIKNDRKHSTLFFQSQDEKQPQPQPQQQQQQTGGRRKRRKGSPVSQQQSQKQSKNQCTRATSSPKSSCSPVSKVVPQQMNYPPNHLIGVGAALASRLQFGSADSNNAVGVLPDQYEPHLFTFY; encoded by the exons ATGGAAGAAGTAGCGTCGGAGTTGAAAGTAACAGAACTGAAGCAAGGCAGTCTCGGCAAAGCTTACGAAGTTCTGAATACAGAAGCTTCTACACTGCTTATGTTAACATTTCAATGGAAAGACCTTGAGGAACATTTTAACTCCATTCGGAAAACGCTCAATGAGAAACTTGAAGAGCTTGTGGAGCGGGAGAAGAATGTGGAAGCCAGAGAGAAGCAGTTGGAAGCCAAGGAATCGCAGTTGTCCGTGGATATTGCGGTGAAAGCAGAGAATTTGAATGGCGTCGAGAAAAGAATCGAAGAGCGTAACCAGGCGTTGGATTTGTCGATTAAGAAAAAACGCGAAGAACTTGAGGATACTGTGAGGAGATACCACCAGGCGCAGAAATCGTTAGTAGAGAAGGAAAAAGATATGGAGCATTTGGCGAAAGGTATTAAAGAGAGGACAAGGAGATTGGATTCTCTGGAGAGAAGTATTAGGGAAAGGTCTGACGAAGttgaaactaagaagaaagaaCTTGATTCGATTCGAGGAATGCTGAGGAAATGCAAAGATGATCTCGATGTGAAGGATAGACAGTATCGTTCGGTTCGAGGTGTGGTTGAGGATCATAAGAACGAAATTGAGCAGAAAGAACAGATACTCAGAGTGCTTAGAAGTTCAATTCACGAATGTGAGAAAGAAATTAAATTGAATGACGAAAAGCTTAAATCGATTCAATTCTCGATTCTTGGAAAGCTTTCGGAATTTGAGTCAATCGAAAAGAGACTTGAGTTCGTTCGGATGGATGAGGAAGTgattaagaataattttttttcattgaaAAAATCAGTGGACGAATGTGCTTTTGAATTTGATATGAAAGGGGTGCAATTTGAGAGTTTGGTGGAGAATCTTCAACTGAAGGAAAAATCGTTAGAATCAAAAATTGAGGAATTGGGTTTGATCCAAAAAGGGGTCAAAGAAATCCTCGAAGAGGTTGAATTGAAAGAGAAGAATGTTGCTTCATTTCAAAGATTGGTGGAAGAACGTTTCCAAGAAGTAGAGAAAAGAGACCTATTTGAGAAAAGGGTCAATGAGTTTCCTACTTGGAGACAGATAGGGTTTGAATCTATACAAAAGTCAACTGGTTTATTAGGAGTAACTGAAGAAAATAATCTTAAGCTTGACAAATCagaaaataatctcaacactgcGGATTTTCTATCATTTGCTACCTATCAATACAGCATCACTAATGGGCAATACTTGCAGATGCTTTTGAGTGATCAATTGAGGAGGCATGAATTTCGTTGTACTGAACTTTATGCTGTTCTTCAAACATCACCAGACCCTCCAAAGTTGGTATTAGATGCAGTTAAGGGGTTTTACCCCTTGCATTCAAGTAGTGATAATAAGGAGCTTGACCTGAAAATTGTAAGAAGGAGCTGCCTTCTTTTGTTGGGACAATTAATGAACACTTCACCCGATATTAGCCCTCAAGTGAGAGAGGAAGCAATGAAATTGGCTGTTGATTGGAAGGCTAAGATGACCGTGACCACTGAGAAAGAGAAAAGTTTGGAAGTGCTGGGTTTTTTGCAGCTTTTGGCTAGCTTTAGACTGTCCTCTGCTTTTAATGCTGATGAGGTTCTCAGTCTCTTTGATGTTGTTGACCAGAACAGAGAAGCTATTGAATTACATCGGGCCCTTTGCATTGCAGACAAAGAACATG TTGACATGGAGGAGGAAGCACAAAATTTTGGAGCAAACGACACTGCCGCAAGTTcttcaaattttaaatccatTTCAACCACGAGCGAAAGAAGTTCTGAGCATATTTTGCTTGAAGAATTGACACAGGACAAAATTTTATCTGTTCTGCAAATGCCGGACCCAGCAAAACAAGTTTTGGTCATTGTGGAAGAGTCTTTTTCTAAACTTCGGAAGAGTGGAGATGTTGGTTTTAAGGAAAGTGTCATGTTGAGTTACATTTCCTTGTTTGAGCAGCTATTGAGAATCTCACCACGAATTGAATCTCACTTGAGAGAATATGCAATAAAGGTAGCATATGAGTGGAAAGAAAAGATAAGAGCCAATATTGAAAACTCTTTAGAGCTTTTGGGGTTTCTACATTTCCTTGGTATATATCGAATTTTTCCAATctttgaagatgatgatgatattTTGAGTTTTCTGGATACGATCACTCAAAATAAACATGCTCTAGAACTAAGTCGTCCCCTTGCTTCTGCATATAAGATTCCTT TCTTTATTCAACATCTGATTCAAAGGAACAAATTCATTGCGGCAATCAGACTCACTTATGCATTCGAGTTAACAGAAATGTTCGAGCCAGTTAAACTATTGAAAGAGTACATGGACTATGTGAAGAGTTATACCAGACAGCTTTGTGTGCAAAAGAAATCAGCCGAAGAAAAG GATGCAGCCACTGACGAAGAAATAGCTGCTCTAATGAATGTAGTTGAATGCATCAAAATTTATGGTCTTGAAACTCAACTCTCACCTGACAATATAACAAAGCGCATTGCCTTGCTGGAAAAGATAAAGAACGACAGGAAGCATTCAACACTATTTTTCCAGTCCCAGGATGAAAAACAGCCACAGCCACAGCCGcaacagcagcagcagcagacAGGcgggagaagaaaaagaagaaagggCAGTCCAGTCTCTCAACAACAATCGCAAAAGCAAAGCAAAAACCAATGTACCCGAGCAACTTCTTCCCCTAAATCCAGTTGCTCGCCAGTTTCAAAAGTAGTTCCTCAGCAAATGAATTATCCACCTAATCATCTGATTGGAGTTGGAGCTGCGTTGGCTAGCCGTCTACAGTTTGGTTCAGCTGATAGCAACAATGCTGTTGGTGTCTTGCCTGATCAGTATGAACCCCATCTATTTACCTTTTATTAG